Genomic window (Jeotgalibaca ciconiae):
GAAAGGAAAAGAAGGATGTCACCGTACTCTCCTCTAGTCAGGATAAAGGCAGCTCTCTTCAGGTATTTACGATGATAAAATGGTTTGAAAAGTGGAAAAATGAAGCAATCTATATTTATGAGCAAGACCCTTCATGCCAAAGCGTCTGGGAAGCATTCTTTCTCTTTCCAAGTATCAAGGCATTAAAAAAACATCAACGCGCACATAAACATTATTTGAAAAAAAGATATACCTATGCGAGATGGCTGTCCGAACGAGCAAAATTCAAAACCGGTATTGAAATTCATCCTGGTGCGACTATTGGTAATTATTTATTTATTGATCATGGTATGGGGGTGGTGATTGGCGAAACAGCAATCATTGGTGAACGCGTAAAACTTTATCACGGCGTTACCCTTGGAGGAACGGGTAAAGAAAAAGGAGTCAAA
Coding sequences:
- the epsC gene encoding serine O-acetyltransferase EpsC — its product is MIKWFEKWKNEAIYIYEQDPSCQSVWEAFFLFPSIKALKKHQRAHKHYLKKRYTYARWLSERAKFKTGIEIHPGATIGNYLFIDHGMGVVIGETAIIGERVKLYHGVTLGGTGKEKGVKRHPTIENDVEIGAGATILGNVTIGHNSKIGSGAVVLTDVPPHSTAVGIPAKIIKRN